Proteins encoded by one window of Chondromyces crocatus:
- a CDS encoding DNRLRE domain-containing protein: protein MFQRNSRLLALSVLPVALAMSACAMDVDETEAVEENEDAIDRRNEPPGMTPPRGTQTDREREPTPHHGSRCRIYRRGEHGHVKDATIHREAPDYNEGELETISAGQGERRKLALIGFDLSDLDDDVEIERADLGIWQTWTDSETPVTVHAIRDAWREHEVTWHNFGDGHEHEPLGSFMTHHGEGHHEVDVTKHLETWRHHRPRHGHEHHGFVIDVPGKRHAFRSSESERIEHRPFLRVCLAGITIVPPRGLRTNPREPSTTPPREEPGRLHGQPVRLPEMTREHLRRHLIHIGPPHTRTPHHEPHRRHLRGPLIPVTPPHGTPMPPH, encoded by the coding sequence ATGTTTCAGCGGAACTCACGCCTTCTCGCGCTCTCCGTGCTCCCCGTTGCGCTCGCCATGAGTGCCTGCGCCATGGATGTCGACGAGACCGAGGCTGTCGAAGAGAACGAGGACGCGATCGACCGGCGGAACGAGCCGCCCGGCATGACGCCTCCCCGCGGCACGCAGACGGACCGGGAGAGAGAGCCCACGCCGCACCACGGGAGTCGCTGTCGCATCTACCGCCGCGGAGAGCATGGTCACGTGAAGGACGCGACCATCCACCGCGAAGCGCCGGACTACAACGAAGGCGAGCTCGAGACCATCAGCGCAGGCCAGGGCGAGCGGCGCAAGCTCGCGCTGATCGGCTTCGACCTCTCCGACCTCGACGACGACGTGGAGATCGAGCGCGCCGACCTCGGCATCTGGCAGACGTGGACCGACAGCGAGACGCCGGTCACCGTGCACGCCATCCGCGACGCCTGGCGCGAGCACGAGGTCACCTGGCACAACTTCGGCGACGGCCACGAACATGAGCCCCTCGGCAGCTTCATGACCCATCATGGCGAAGGCCACCACGAGGTCGACGTCACGAAGCATCTCGAGACGTGGCGGCACCATCGACCCCGCCATGGCCACGAGCACCACGGCTTCGTCATCGACGTCCCCGGCAAGCGCCACGCCTTCCGGAGCAGCGAGAGCGAGCGCATCGAGCATCGACCCTTCCTGCGCGTCTGCCTCGCGGGCATCACCATCGTGCCGCCTCGCGGGCTCAGGACGAACCCCCGCGAGCCCAGCACGACGCCGCCCCGCGAGGAGCCCGGCCGGCTTCACGGGCAGCCCGTCCGACTCCCCGAGATGACCCGCGAGCACCTCCGCCGGCATCTCATCCACATCGGGCCGCCGCACACCCGCACCCCGCACCACGAGCCGCACCGCCGGCATCTCCGTGGGCCCCTCATCCCGGTGACGCCTCCTCACGGGACGCCCATGCCGCCTCACTGA
- the asnB gene encoding asparagine synthase (glutamine-hydrolyzing): MCGIVSIVRPAGLRDAERGSLLTAMRDALAHRGPDDATAEIVDGWAALAFRRLSIIDLEGARQPLHGETDDVLCVFNGEIYNFQDLRARLEALGHRFTTRGDGEVITHGYEQWGDAILDRLEGMFSFVLVDRRRARILAARDRAGIKPLFWTEIPGGLLLASELKALLLHPEVRRVASGPGLDLGLVRMHVPWPLTAFDGVYRLPPGAALSFDRASAAPLVRRFAPIAPAAPQRAPSVPPPALDASASSAPPDLLDRAEHEVHRAVARQMVADVPVGAFLSGGIDSTLLVTLMRRLSGEPLHTFSIGVDRADDDESEVARDTASRLGTIHHELRLDTLAFEDLAELPALYDEPFAETSALGVRALSRAAREHVKVVLTGDGGDEVFGGYDTYRMVAASALARRALPRSLADRLGKAALTALGRGAPDEHTRRALRLAALVGMDAPAAHRSLLSTLAWCEGAPALAATERLSELVAARAAGPLAAGAHAAPGARSPLSATLTEALRAALVADRLERLPGAMLTKVDIASMSASIEVRVPLLDDALVRFADALPVSALVSPGRGKLLTRRLLERLLPGGPAWHKKRGFALPIDAWIRSAHAPLEALFHAHRRVLRDLTRVDATAALDDLLRGSPRYSAPTAGMRLLWLATVALWSDRHRVTQRSDSADLDALVV, from the coding sequence GTGTGCGGCATCGTCTCCATCGTGCGACCCGCCGGCCTCCGCGATGCCGAGCGCGGCAGCCTCCTGACCGCGATGCGCGACGCCCTCGCCCACCGGGGCCCCGACGACGCCACCGCGGAGATCGTCGACGGCTGGGCGGCGCTCGCGTTCCGACGCCTCTCGATCATCGACCTCGAAGGGGCGCGGCAACCGCTCCACGGCGAGACCGACGACGTGCTCTGCGTCTTCAACGGCGAGATCTACAACTTCCAGGACCTGCGCGCCCGGCTCGAAGCGCTGGGCCACCGCTTCACCACCCGCGGTGACGGCGAGGTCATCACCCACGGCTACGAGCAGTGGGGGGATGCCATCCTCGATCGGCTGGAGGGCATGTTCTCCTTCGTCCTCGTGGATCGGCGCCGCGCTCGGATCCTCGCGGCGCGGGACCGTGCAGGCATCAAGCCCCTGTTCTGGACCGAGATCCCGGGCGGTCTCCTGCTCGCCTCCGAGCTCAAGGCGCTCCTGCTCCACCCCGAGGTCCGTCGCGTCGCGTCAGGACCCGGCCTCGACCTCGGCCTCGTGCGCATGCACGTCCCCTGGCCCCTCACCGCCTTCGATGGCGTCTACCGCCTCCCCCCGGGCGCTGCCCTCTCCTTCGACCGCGCGAGCGCCGCGCCCCTCGTCCGCCGCTTCGCGCCCATCGCCCCCGCCGCCCCCCAGCGTGCGCCCTCCGTCCCCCCGCCGGCGCTGGACGCATCTGCCTCCAGTGCGCCCCCGGACCTCCTCGACCGCGCCGAGCACGAAGTCCACCGCGCCGTCGCCCGCCAGATGGTCGCCGACGTGCCGGTGGGCGCGTTCCTGAGCGGCGGCATCGACTCCACCCTCCTCGTCACGCTCATGCGCCGCCTCTCCGGCGAGCCGCTGCACACCTTCTCCATCGGCGTCGACCGGGCCGACGACGACGAGTCGGAGGTCGCCCGCGACACCGCCAGCCGCCTGGGCACCATCCACCACGAGCTTCGCCTCGACACGCTCGCCTTCGAGGACCTCGCCGAGCTCCCCGCCCTCTACGACGAGCCCTTCGCGGAGACCAGCGCCCTCGGCGTCCGCGCCCTCAGCCGCGCTGCCCGCGAGCACGTGAAGGTCGTCCTCACGGGCGACGGCGGCGACGAGGTCTTCGGCGGCTACGACACCTACCGCATGGTCGCCGCCAGCGCGCTCGCCCGCCGCGCGTTGCCTCGATCGCTCGCCGACCGCCTCGGCAAGGCGGCCCTCACTGCCCTCGGCCGAGGTGCACCTGACGAGCACACCCGCCGCGCCTTGCGGCTCGCCGCTTTGGTCGGCATGGACGCTCCCGCCGCGCACCGCAGCCTCCTCTCCACGCTGGCCTGGTGCGAAGGCGCGCCTGCCCTTGCCGCGACCGAGCGCCTCAGCGAGCTCGTCGCCGCCCGCGCTGCCGGCCCCCTCGCCGCTGGAGCCCACGCCGCCCCCGGCGCCCGCTCCCCGCTCTCCGCCACCCTCACCGAGGCCCTGCGCGCGGCCCTCGTCGCCGACCGCCTCGAGCGCCTCCCTGGCGCGATGCTCACCAAGGTCGACATCGCCTCCATGTCCGCATCCATCGAGGTCCGCGTCCCCCTCCTCGACGACGCCCTCGTGCGCTTCGCCGACGCCCTCCCCGTTTCTGCGCTCGTCAGCCCTGGCCGAGGCAAGCTGCTCACCCGCCGCCTGCTCGAACGCCTCCTCCCAGGTGGCCCCGCGTGGCACAAGAAGCGGGGCTTCGCCCTCCCCATCGACGCCTGGATCCGCAGCGCCCACGCCCCCCTCGAGGCCCTGTTCCACGCCCACCGCCGCGTCCTGCGCGACCTCACCCGCGTCGACGCCACGGCGGCCCTCGACGACCTGCTCCGGGGCAGCCCCCGCTACTCCGCGCCCACGGCGGGGATGCGGCTGCTCTGGCTCGCCACGGTCGCCTTGTGGTCCGACCGCCACCGCGTCACCCAGCGGAGCGACAGCGCCGACCTCGACGCCCTCGTCGTCTGA
- a CDS encoding DNRLRE domain-containing protein, with translation MMQRNSSILVLAMIPVALSVGACTMEADDSDLLGASDDPVDRGGDLPGPAFDRGVLQVPPLDVTLGNHGLATNPLRCDTYRRGEHGHAQDATVYLSAPSYNDGASDNISAGEIEQRKLALVGFDLSDLPRGVEISKAELGLSQAWTDRESTIRIHPILAAWDENDVTWNSFEEAYEPEEIASFQTVLGEGHHVVDVTDTVAEWRRDRNRNDHGFVIDTAGKRHAFWSSEHSALEHRPYLRVCYRVHGTLPPPH, from the coding sequence ATGATGCAGCGGAACTCATCCATCCTCGTGCTCGCCATGATCCCCGTCGCCCTCTCCGTGGGCGCGTGCACCATGGAAGCCGACGACTCCGACCTTCTCGGCGCGAGCGACGACCCCGTCGACAGGGGTGGCGATCTCCCTGGTCCCGCATTCGACAGGGGCGTGCTGCAGGTGCCTCCCCTCGACGTGACGCTGGGAAACCACGGCCTGGCCACCAACCCGCTCCGGTGCGACACCTACCGGCGCGGAGAGCATGGCCACGCCCAGGATGCCACCGTCTATCTCAGCGCACCCAGTTACAACGACGGCGCCTCCGACAACATCAGCGCGGGCGAGATCGAGCAACGCAAGCTCGCCCTCGTCGGCTTCGACCTCTCCGACCTACCGCGCGGCGTCGAGATCTCGAAGGCCGAACTCGGCCTCTCGCAAGCGTGGACCGATCGCGAAAGCACCATCAGGATCCACCCCATCCTCGCCGCGTGGGACGAGAACGACGTGACCTGGAACAGCTTCGAAGAAGCCTACGAACCCGAGGAAATCGCCTCGTTCCAGACCGTGCTCGGCGAAGGTCACCACGTGGTCGACGTCACCGATACCGTCGCCGAATGGCGGCGCGATCGGAATCGCAATGATCACGGCTTCGTCATCGATACCGCGGGCAAGCGCCACGCCTTCTGGAGCAGCGAGCACAGCGCGCTCGAACACCGCCCCTACCTGCGCGTCTGCTACCGCGTCCATGGCACGCTGCCCCCGCCCCACTGA
- a CDS encoding MFS transporter has translation MDLSRTRLGRLFLFGALYFAQGVPWGFISLPLSLYLTGQGMGPEAIGKVLALAYLPWSLKLFIAPLSDALDLGRLGRRRPWILASQFGMGATLLALAGLDPKGAMEPFLALIFLHNLFAAAQDVGVDAFAIDVLEEHERGTANGVMWSMKYAGVAVGGGGFAMISGSIGFRGLFLIMATMIFVVAVLPAMVRERPRPARASVLTETPRVLLTTLRSFALRATFFALILYVLAPAGSGLLGAMASPFFKNRLGYSDEEIGALSGLYAAGLSAVGAFAGGVLSDRLGRRRAVLLFTLISAAIHVAFSLLEARWGSRTVVYSLALTGAFADGMLQATYLSLAMDLSNPAVGGTQFTAFMSLANVRNSWTAWLGGRAAERLSAPEMYLLAAASLIAPLVLLPLVNPEQAKRAFRKKDEGPAPEPAPSSG, from the coding sequence GTGGACCTCTCCCGGACCCGGCTCGGGCGCCTGTTTCTGTTCGGCGCTCTGTACTTCGCGCAGGGCGTGCCCTGGGGCTTCATCTCCCTGCCGCTCTCGCTCTACCTGACCGGACAAGGGATGGGCCCCGAGGCGATCGGGAAGGTGCTGGCCCTCGCGTACCTGCCCTGGTCGTTGAAGCTGTTCATCGCCCCCCTGAGCGACGCGCTGGACCTGGGTCGGCTCGGGCGACGGCGGCCGTGGATCCTGGCATCCCAGTTCGGGATGGGGGCGACGCTGCTCGCGCTGGCGGGACTGGATCCGAAGGGCGCGATGGAGCCGTTCCTGGCGCTGATCTTCCTCCACAACCTGTTCGCCGCGGCGCAGGACGTGGGGGTGGACGCCTTCGCCATCGACGTGCTGGAGGAGCACGAGCGCGGCACGGCGAACGGGGTGATGTGGTCGATGAAGTACGCCGGCGTCGCGGTGGGCGGCGGCGGCTTCGCGATGATCTCCGGCAGCATCGGGTTCCGGGGGCTGTTCCTGATCATGGCGACGATGATCTTCGTCGTGGCGGTGCTGCCCGCCATGGTGCGCGAGCGCCCGCGCCCAGCGCGCGCGAGCGTGCTCACCGAGACGCCCCGCGTGCTGTTGACGACCCTGCGCTCCTTCGCGCTCCGGGCCACGTTCTTCGCGCTGATCCTCTATGTCCTCGCGCCGGCCGGCTCGGGGCTGCTCGGCGCGATGGCGTCGCCGTTCTTCAAGAACCGGCTGGGCTACTCGGACGAGGAGATCGGCGCGCTCAGCGGCCTCTATGCAGCAGGGCTCAGCGCCGTGGGCGCGTTCGCCGGCGGCGTCCTCTCCGACCGGCTGGGGCGTCGTCGCGCGGTGCTCCTCTTCACGCTCATCTCGGCCGCCATCCACGTCGCCTTCAGCTTGCTCGAAGCGCGCTGGGGATCGCGCACGGTGGTCTACAGCCTGGCCCTCACCGGCGCCTTCGCCGACGGCATGCTCCAGGCCACCTACCTGTCCCTGGCGATGGACCTCTCCAACCCGGCCGTGGGCGGGACACAGTTCACCGCCTTCATGTCCCTCGCCAACGTGCGGAACTCGTGGACGGCGTGGCTCGGTGGCCGAGCGGCGGAGCGGCTCTCCGCACCGGAGATGTACCTGCTCGCCGCAGCGTCGCTGATCGCACCGCTGGTGCTGCTCCCGCTCGTGAACCCCGAGCAAGCGAAGCGCGCGTTCCGGAAGAAGGACGAAGGCCCCGCCCCCGAGCCCGCCCCCTCGAGCGGCTGA
- a CDS encoding cytochrome P450: MDTSSEIGVAPGGLPLLGHALQMLRHPLDFLTSLRGTGDVVKIRLGPEWAYLVRHPDLVKQVLADAYTFDKGGIVFDKARNILGNGLATCPAGDHLRQRRLLQPAFSRERLINYAVCMRDAARTRVESWHDGQVVEVDREMGSLALTVATRTLFSMDSVAESPEEIQASIQTILSGIYRRVITPFEVVLRVPTRKNREFDQAMARMYSVIHQITEDYRTAGIDRGDLLSALLAARDEDGTTGLTNREIRDQILALFLAGIETTAAAMTWSFHLMGHHPEVEARLHAEVDTLLGDKPPGFEDVPKLTHAHRVITEALRLYPPLWLLTRRTTAEVKLGNHLLQPGTAILFSSYAMHRDATYFEHPERFDPDRWLPERAKAVPRGAMIPFSAGKRKCLGDTFGMTEATIALATVARRWRLRPVPGKRISSIARITLAPGAVPMRVERRS; this comes from the coding sequence ATGGACACATCGTCGGAGATCGGCGTCGCACCGGGCGGGCTCCCCTTGCTCGGTCATGCGCTGCAAATGCTGCGTCACCCCCTCGACTTTTTGACCTCCCTGCGCGGGACGGGTGACGTGGTCAAGATACGGCTCGGGCCCGAATGGGCCTACCTGGTGAGGCACCCGGACCTGGTCAAGCAGGTGCTCGCCGACGCATACACGTTCGACAAAGGGGGGATCGTCTTCGATAAAGCGAGGAACATTCTCGGCAATGGCTTGGCGACCTGCCCGGCCGGCGATCATCTGCGGCAGCGCCGGCTGCTCCAGCCAGCCTTCAGCCGTGAGCGGCTGATCAACTACGCCGTCTGCATGCGTGACGCCGCCCGCACCCGGGTGGAGTCGTGGCATGACGGGCAGGTGGTGGAGGTGGACCGGGAGATGGGCTCTCTCGCGCTCACGGTGGCCACCCGGACGCTGTTCTCGATGGACTCCGTCGCGGAGTCCCCCGAGGAGATCCAGGCCTCGATCCAGACGATCCTGTCCGGCATCTACCGCCGGGTGATCACTCCCTTCGAGGTCGTGCTGCGGGTCCCCACCCGCAAGAACCGGGAGTTCGATCAGGCGATGGCCCGCATGTACTCGGTCATCCACCAGATCACCGAGGACTACAGGACGGCCGGCATCGACCGGGGAGACCTCCTGTCGGCGCTGCTCGCGGCGCGCGACGAAGACGGCACGACCGGGCTGACCAACCGCGAGATCCGCGATCAGATCCTGGCGCTGTTCCTGGCCGGCATCGAGACCACCGCGGCGGCGATGACCTGGTCGTTCCACCTGATGGGGCACCACCCCGAGGTCGAGGCGCGGCTCCACGCCGAGGTGGACACGCTCCTCGGCGACAAGCCCCCTGGCTTCGAGGACGTCCCGAAGCTCACCCACGCGCACCGGGTGATCACCGAGGCCCTGCGCCTCTACCCGCCGCTGTGGCTCTTGACGCGAAGGACCACCGCCGAGGTGAAGCTCGGCAATCACCTGCTCCAGCCCGGCACGGCGATCCTGTTCAGCTCGTATGCCATGCACCGCGACGCGACCTACTTCGAGCACCCCGAGCGGTTCGATCCCGATCGCTGGCTGCCCGAGCGCGCCAAGGCCGTCCCGCGCGGGGCCATGATCCCGTTCTCCGCAGGCAAGCGGAAGTGCCTCGGCGACACCTTCGGGATGACCGAGGCGACCATCGCGCTGGCGACCGTCGCCCGGCGGTGGCGGCTGCGGCCCGTCCCCGGAAAGAGAATCAGCAGCATCGCGAGAATCACCTTGGCGCCGGGCGCGGTGCCCATGCGTGTCGAGCGTCGGTCCTGA
- a CDS encoding acyclic terpene utilization AtuA family protein has product MSAREPLIIANASGFYGDRFSALEEALRGGPVHVITGDYLAELTMALLLRARMKDPRLGYAATFVSQLERILGECLDRGVKVVTNAGGLNPRGLATAIEALASRLGRSPRVAVVEGDDLAGRLDDLRREGQTFSHLDRGIPLAEAGGMPVTANAYLGGWGIRDALLAGADIVVTGRVADAALVLGPAAAHFGWARDDWDKLAGAIAAGHILECGAQATGGNYAFFEDVPGLEHVGFPLAEIREDGTAIITKHPGTGGLVSTGTVTAQLLYEIDAPRYLTPDVTAHFDALELLQDAPDRVLVRGARGEPPPPTLKVGALVARGYRHTVGFYLAGLDLDAKAALLERALLAATGGREAFTRFEARIVRRPPPEPQSGEEALAELRVTVASPDPERVGRRFAARAVELALSTVPGLTLTAPPGDAIPDVAFWPCLVDREHIQERVVFGNEILTVPPPPTLLVPSAPTAAEPPSTAPPHDGPTERIALGRLFGARSGDKAGNANLGVWARSPAAHEFLRTFLTVERLEALLPETESYAVERYELPNLLALNFVIRGILGDGVGASSRLDPQAKTLSEVLRACLIDVPASLVKH; this is encoded by the coding sequence ATGTCCGCCCGAGAGCCCCTCATCATCGCCAACGCCAGCGGCTTCTACGGAGACCGGTTCTCCGCGCTCGAAGAGGCCCTGCGTGGTGGTCCAGTCCACGTCATCACGGGCGACTACCTCGCCGAGCTCACCATGGCCCTGCTCCTGCGCGCCCGGATGAAGGACCCGCGCCTCGGCTACGCCGCCACCTTCGTCTCCCAGCTCGAGCGCATCCTGGGCGAGTGCCTCGACCGCGGCGTGAAGGTGGTCACCAACGCCGGCGGGCTCAACCCACGCGGCCTCGCCACGGCCATCGAGGCGCTCGCCAGTCGCCTGGGCAGGAGCCCTCGCGTCGCGGTCGTCGAGGGCGACGATCTCGCGGGCCGCCTCGACGACCTCCGCCGTGAAGGCCAGACCTTCTCCCACCTGGACCGAGGTATCCCTCTCGCCGAAGCGGGCGGCATGCCGGTCACTGCGAACGCCTACCTCGGCGGCTGGGGCATCCGCGACGCCTTGCTCGCCGGCGCCGACATCGTCGTCACGGGCCGCGTCGCCGACGCTGCCCTCGTCCTCGGCCCCGCCGCTGCCCATTTCGGCTGGGCCCGCGACGATTGGGACAAGCTGGCCGGCGCCATTGCCGCAGGGCACATCCTCGAATGCGGCGCCCAGGCGACCGGGGGGAACTATGCCTTCTTCGAGGATGTCCCCGGCCTCGAGCACGTCGGCTTCCCCCTCGCCGAGATCCGCGAGGACGGCACGGCCATCATCACCAAGCATCCGGGCACCGGCGGCCTCGTCTCCACGGGCACCGTCACCGCGCAGCTCCTCTACGAAATCGACGCCCCCCGCTACCTCACCCCGGACGTCACCGCCCATTTCGACGCCCTCGAACTGCTCCAGGACGCCCCCGATCGCGTCCTCGTCCGCGGCGCCCGCGGCGAGCCCCCGCCGCCCACGCTCAAGGTCGGCGCCCTCGTCGCCCGCGGCTACCGCCACACCGTGGGCTTCTACCTCGCCGGCCTCGACCTCGACGCCAAGGCCGCCTTGCTCGAACGCGCCCTCCTCGCCGCGACGGGCGGCCGCGAGGCCTTCACCCGCTTCGAAGCGCGCATCGTCCGCCGTCCCCCGCCCGAGCCCCAGAGCGGCGAAGAAGCCCTGGCCGAGCTGCGCGTCACCGTCGCCTCCCCGGATCCCGAGCGCGTCGGCCGTCGCTTCGCCGCCCGCGCCGTCGAACTCGCGCTCTCCACCGTCCCGGGCCTCACCCTCACCGCGCCCCCGGGCGACGCCATCCCCGACGTCGCGTTCTGGCCTTGCCTCGTCGACCGCGAGCACATCCAGGAGCGCGTCGTGTTCGGCAACGAGATCCTGACCGTCCCCCCACCGCCCACGCTCCTCGTGCCCTCGGCCCCGACCGCGGCAGAACCCCCGAGCACCGCTCCGCCGCACGACGGCCCCACCGAGCGCATCGCCCTCGGCCGCCTCTTCGGCGCGCGCTCCGGCGACAAGGCGGGCAACGCCAACCTCGGCGTCTGGGCCCGCTCACCGGCAGCGCACGAGTTCCTGCGCACCTTCCTGACCGTCGAGCGCCTCGAGGCCCTCTTGCCCGAGACCGAGAGCTACGCCGTCGAGCGCTACGAGCTTCCCAACCTGCTCGCGCTCAACTTCGTCATCCGCGGCATCCTCGGCGATGGCGTCGGCGCCTCCTCGCGCCTCGATCCGCAGGCCAAGACCCTCTCCGAGGTCCTCCGCGCCTGCCTCATCGACGTGCCGGCGTCCCTCGTCAAACACTGA
- a CDS encoding cytochrome P450 encodes MDATSEIGIAPGGLPFLGHALQMLRRPLDFVASLRGQGDVVKIRVGAEWAYLVRHPDLVRQVLTDIFTFDKGGALFDKAKQIVGNGLSTCPASDHLRQRRLLQPAFSRERLENYAATMSEVTREMVDAWQPGDIVDVHKAMGKLALSIATQTLVSTSAVSASQETLKDSIQVLLDGIYWRMIAPFELLQKIPTRHNREFALAQQRMGAVVDQMAEEYRKSGVDRGDLLSALLAARDTDGTTGMTNAEIRDQVLTLFLAGVESNGAAMAWAFYLLGRHPEVERQLHAEVDEVLGGRVPSFADIPKLAVTHRIVQETLRLYPPIWMVSRRTTAAVKLGSCAIPAGAGILFSAYAMHHDPDLFDEPERFDPDRWLPERARSLPREAMLPFSSGKRKCIGEAFSVIEATIAVATVARRFRLRSVRAGTIKGIPRVTLIPGPLPMRVEGRKPKTMA; translated from the coding sequence ATGGATGCGACTTCGGAGATTGGTATTGCGCCGGGCGGACTACCCTTCCTCGGTCATGCGTTACAGATGCTGCGTCGCCCCCTCGACTTCGTGGCCTCGCTGCGGGGACAGGGGGACGTGGTCAAGATCCGGGTGGGGGCCGAGTGGGCTTACCTCGTGCGGCACCCCGATCTCGTCCGTCAGGTCCTGACGGACATCTTCACCTTCGACAAGGGGGGTGCGCTCTTCGACAAAGCGAAGCAGATCGTGGGCAATGGCCTGTCCACCTGCCCGGCCAGCGATCACCTCCGGCAGCGGCGCCTGCTCCAGCCAGCCTTCAGCCGGGAGCGGCTGGAGAACTACGCCGCCACCATGAGCGAGGTGACCCGCGAGATGGTCGACGCCTGGCAGCCAGGTGACATCGTGGATGTGCACAAGGCCATGGGAAAGCTCGCGCTCTCGATCGCGACCCAGACCCTGGTCTCCACCAGCGCCGTCAGCGCGTCGCAGGAGACGCTCAAGGACTCGATCCAGGTGCTCCTGGACGGCATTTACTGGCGCATGATCGCTCCCTTCGAGCTGCTGCAGAAGATCCCCACCCGCCACAACCGGGAGTTCGCGCTGGCACAGCAGCGCATGGGCGCCGTCGTCGACCAGATGGCCGAGGAGTACCGGAAGTCCGGGGTCGATCGCGGTGATCTGCTGTCGGCGCTGCTCGCCGCGCGCGACACGGACGGGACGACGGGGATGACGAACGCCGAGATCCGCGACCAGGTCCTCACGTTGTTCCTGGCCGGGGTCGAGTCGAACGGGGCAGCGATGGCCTGGGCCTTCTACTTGCTCGGGCGGCATCCCGAGGTGGAACGACAGCTCCACGCCGAGGTGGACGAGGTGCTCGGCGGGCGCGTGCCGAGCTTCGCCGACATCCCCAAACTCGCCGTCACGCACCGGATCGTCCAGGAGACGCTGCGCCTTTATCCTCCGATCTGGATGGTCTCTCGCCGCACCACGGCCGCGGTGAAGCTCGGCTCGTGCGCGATCCCTGCAGGCGCCGGCATCCTGTTCAGCGCATACGCGATGCACCATGATCCGGATCTGTTCGACGAGCCGGAGCGGTTCGATCCGGACCGCTGGCTGCCCGAGCGGGCCAGGTCGCTCCCCCGCGAGGCGATGCTTCCCTTCTCTTCCGGGAAGAGGAAGTGCATCGGCGAGGCGTTCAGCGTGATCGAGGCGACGATCGCGGTGGCGACCGTGGCGAGGCGCTTCCGGCTGCGTTCGGTGCGGGCGGGGACGATCAAGGGCATCCCCCGGGTGACGTTGATCCCGGGCCCTTTGCCGATGCGCGTGGAAGGGCGGAAGCCGAAGACGATGGCGTGA